One region of Silene latifolia isolate original U9 population unplaced genomic scaffold, ASM4854445v1 scaffold_57, whole genome shotgun sequence genomic DNA includes:
- the LOC141639787 gene encoding uncharacterized protein LOC141639787: MAKVTVLATVTKVLSSGQCLLSVLLVISTSCVHSLASVIGRLFPIFTFILAILLRIENLEENVDTLINAVHVVLERFPNHDPRRQPPARGRGRGRGFFVGAGRGQPPPGYESESEESIRTQEEVPEHTDKHLKVEILEFSGSLNPDDLFEWIRDIEKNFEYKGYTDVKAFKVIVLKLKGYASLWYDNLKHQRTREGKEPLMSWSKLKKKMLSKFVTKDYTQDLFIKLSKLRQDERPVETYLREFEQLTLQSEINEKPEQKIARFLEGLDKNIATKVRMQPMWSYDDVVNLSLRVEKMGKAKPAVSKTTPRPAFRPFTGVRIGSTPKPAAPPTLDKGKASMNKKTNPPVTERKIKCFQCQGYGQFKKDYPSKRALTAMEVEEWEREGLVEYEEEENLVLEEMEAGEESSQDQVVAYPETGHNLVLWRVIHSQQAPLEADQRFLIFRSRCTVQGRVCNLTIDGGSCTNMASITMVNKLNLLTQDHPNPYKLKWLNKEAEVKVDKKCLVPFFIGKVYKDEGGHGSLTGIQLIRGKRIFIASNMKEIKQEQPVLILLSKEVTEREGSELPVEIEPLIHKFRDVFPKELPSGLPPLRGIEHHIDLIPCVVLPNRPAYRSDPVATKELQHQIEELISKGFVRESLSPCALPTLLVPNKDGTWRMCTDSRAINNITVKYRFPIPRLDDMLDELSGAKVFSKIDLRQGYHQVRIGEGDELKTGFKTKHELYEWLIMSFSLSNAPNTFMRLMTEVLRPCLGQFVVVYFDDILVYRSSREDHIRHLEVVFMILREQKLFGKLEKCTFMVEEVTFLGYIVFGRGISVDQEKISAIQSWPVPKTINKVRGFHGLSSFYRRFIKNFSSVVAPITECMKKGEFQWTDNAQQSFERIKKLMCETPILKLPDFDQLLEVECDASGVGIGAVLVQAQKPVAYFSEKLNGAKLKYSTYDKEFYAIIIALMHWNHYLKPKSFVLHPDHEQIQGGKQNVVADALSMRHSLLSVMGNKVLGFEFMKEMYKEDPDFSEEWITQTEGQKIPGSVYLLQEGFLFQGNKLCVPRGSYRDLLIREVHLGGLRGHLGSRKH, encoded by the exons AATAGAAAATCTCGAAGAAAATGTGGACACACTAATTAATGCTGTCCATGTAGTGTTGGAAAGGTTTCCAAACCATGATCCAAGAAGACAACCACCTGCCAGAGGAAGAGGTAGAGGCAGAGGCTTCTTTGTGGGAGCAGGGAGAGGACAACCACCACCTGGATATGAATCAGAATCTGAGGAGAGCATCAGAACACAAGAGGAGGTCCCTGAGCACACAGACAAACATTTAAAGGTAGAAATCCTTGAATTTTCTGGTAGCCTAAATCCTGATGATTTATTTGAATGGATTAGGGATATTGAGAAAAATTTTGAGTATAAAGGTTACACTGATGTTAAGGCATTTAAAGTTATTGTCTTGAAACTAAAGGGATATGCTTCTCTTTGGTATGATAACCTGAAACACCAAAGGACTAGGGAAGGAAAAGAACCACTTATGTCTTGGTCTAAACTTAAGAAAAAGATGTTGAGTAAATTTGTCACCAAGGATTACACTCAAGATCTCTTTATTAAACTGTCCAAACTTAGACAAGATGAGAGACCAGTTGAGACTTACCTGAGGGAGTTTGAGCAGTTAACCCTGCAAAGTGAGATTAATGAAAAGCCTGagcaaaagattgctaggtttcTAGAGGGTCTTGATAAGAATATTGCTACAAAGGTTAGGATGCAACCCATGTGGTCTTATGATGATGTGGTTAACCTATCCTTGAGAGTTGAAAAAATGGGAAAGGCTAAGCCTGCAGTGTCTAAAACTACCCCTAGACCTGCATTCAGACCATTTACTGGTGTCAGGATTGGTAGTACACCAAAACCAGCTGCACCACCTACACTAGATAAAGGGAAAGCCTCCATGAACAAGAAAACCAACCCACCTGTGACTGAGCGAAAGATCAAATGCTTTCAATGTCAGGGATATGGCCAGTTCAAGAAGGATTATCCTTCTAAGAGAGCACTGACAGCAATGGAAGTAGAAGAGTGGGAAAGGGAAGGATTGGTTGAGTATGAAGAGGAAGAGAACCTAGTGTTGGAGGAAATGGAAGCTGGGGAGGAATCAAGCCAAGATCAGGTTGTAGCTTACCCTGAGACAGGGCACAACTTGGTCTTATGGAGAGTTATTCATTCACAACAGGCACCCTTAGAAGCTGACCAGAGATTCCTGATCTTCAGGAGTAGATGCACAGTTCAGGGAAGGGTTTGTAACTTGACCAtagatggagggagttgtactaATATGGCTTCCATCACCATGGTCAACAAGCTGAATCTGCTGACTCAGGATCACCCAAATCCTTACAAACTCAAATGGTTAAACAAGGAAGCAGAGGTTAAGGTTGACAAAAAATGTCTAGTTCCATTCTTTATTGGGAAGGTATACAAGGATGAG GGAGGCCATGGTAGTTTGACAGGAATACAACTCATCAGGGGAAAGAGAATATTTATAGCTTCAAACATGAAG GAAATAAAACAGGAGCAACCTGTATTAATCCTACTATCCAAGGAAGTGACTGAAAGAGAGGGTTCAGAGTTGCCTGTAGAAATTGAACCTTTGATCCATAAGTTCAGGGATGTTTTTCCAAAGGAACTACCTAGTGGACTGCCACCCTTGAGGGGAATTGAACACCATATTGATCTTATACCATGTGTTGTACTGCCTAACAGGCCTGCTTACAGGAGTGACCCAGTAGCCACCAAGGAGTTACAACACCAAATTGAGGAGCTCATAAGCAAAGGCTTTGTTAGGGAATCTCTAAGTCCTTGTGCACTCCCTACATTGCTTGTTCCTAATAAAGATGGAACATGGAGAATGTGTACTGACAGTAGAGCCATTAACAATATTACTGTCAAGTATAGATTCCCAATTCCAAGGTTAGATGACATGCTTGATGAACTGAGTGGTGCCAAGGTTTTCTCAAAaattgatctcaggcaagggtaccatcaggtgagaaTCGGGGAGGGAGATGAATTGAAGACGGGCTTCAAGACAAAGCATGAGTTATATGAGTGGCTTATAATGTCATTTAGCCTCTCAAATGCACCCAACACTTTCATGAGGTTGATGACTGAAGTGTTGAGGCCATGCTTAGGTCAGTTTGTTGTAGtgtactttgatgacatactggTGTACAGAAGCAGCAGGGAAGATCATATCAGGCATCTTGAAGTAGTTTTTATGATTCTTAGGGAGCAAAAGTTGTTTGGCAAGCTAGAAAAGTGCACCTTCATGGTTGAAGAGGTGACCTTTCTAGGTTACATTGTATTTGGAAGGGGTATATCAGTGGACCAGGAGAAAATCTCAGCAATTCAATCCTGGCCAGTCCCTAAAACAATCAATAAAGTTAGGGGATTCCATGGATTGTCTTCCTTTTATAGAAGGTTCATTAAAAACTTCAGCTCAGTTGTAGCACCAATCACTGAGTGCATGAAGAAGGGAGAGTTTCAATGGACTGACAATGCTCAGCAGTCCTTTGAAAGAATTAAGAAGTTGATGTGTGAAACCCCTATCCTGAAGCTGCCAGATTTTGATCAGCTACTTGAAgtggagtgtgatgccagtggagttGGCATTGGAGCAGTTTTAGTTCAGGCTCAGAAACCAGTAGCCTATTTCAGTGAGAAGCTAAATGGAGCTAAACTGAAATACTCTACCTATGATAAGGAGTTTTATGCTATCATCATAGCCCTGATGCACTGGAATCATTACCTGAAGCCTAAATCATTTGTGTTGCATCCAGACCATGAG CAAATACAAGGAGGGAAACAAAATGTAGTGGCTGATGCATTGTCCATGAGGCACTCCTTACTGTCAGTCATGGGAAACAAAGTCCTTGGGTTtgagtttatgaaagaaatgtaCAAGGAAGATCCTGATTTTTCAGAAGAATGGATAACTCAAACTGAGGGACAGAAGATCCCAGGGAGCGTGTATCTCTTGCAGGAAGGGTTCTTGTTCCAGGGCAACAAGTTGTGTGTGCCTAGAGGTTCTTACAGGGATCTGCTGATAAGGGAAGTTCACTTAGGAGGCTTGAGAGGTCACTTGGGGTCCAGAAAACATTAG